A genomic stretch from Thermodesulfobacteriota bacterium includes:
- a CDS encoding nucleoside-triphosphatase — MGKAKKNFLISGLPGIGKTTLVKKLAVRLSPYNPQGFYTEEILQDGERKGFHLRGLGGESIILAHVINDSPHKIGRYRVDVDAFEDFLDALHITASPESPVIIDEIGKMECLSPKFVKKVQEILDGVNPVIATIAHTDGGIKGKVKAREDAELFKMNLINRNTLEGEILDALRKLPRFSDL; from the coding sequence ATGGGAAAAGCGAAGAAGAACTTTCTCATATCGGGCCTTCCCGGGATCGGGAAAACGACGCTCGTCAAAAAGCTCGCCGTGAGGCTGTCGCCGTATAATCCCCAGGGGTTTTACACGGAGGAGATACTCCAGGACGGGGAGAGGAAGGGGTTTCATCTCCGGGGCCTCGGCGGTGAGAGTATAATCCTCGCCCACGTAATTAACGACAGCCCGCACAAAATCGGAAGGTACAGGGTGGACGTGGACGCCTTCGAGGACTTTCTCGACGCTCTTCACATAACGGCCTCGCCCGAAAGCCCGGTCATCATCGACGAGATAGGAAAGATGGAATGCCTGTCTCCGAAATTCGTTAAAAAGGTGCAGGAGATACTCGACGGGGTGAATCCGGTTATAGCGACCATCGCCCATACGGACGGAGGCATCAAGGGAAAGGTGAAGGCACGGGAGGATGCGGAGCTCTTCAAAATGAACCTCATCAACCGGAATACGCTTGAGGGCGAGATACTCGACGCACTGAGGAAACTCCCCCGGTTCAGTGACCTGTAA
- the budA gene encoding acetolactate decarboxylase yields MKLINAFILAVLCLLPGASLHARDKAETVFQTSTLSALMEGVYEGNTTFAELKSQGDFGLGTLNGLDGEMVGFGGKFYQVTSDGKAHEVPDGAVTPFAVVTFFEPDRTVSIDGPLGCGELEKYILELLPSDNIFYAIKIDGRFESIKTRSVPKQSEPYPPLAEVVKKESVFELENAEGTIAGYWFPEYLSGVNAAGFHFHFLTADKKAGGHVLDCRAGKVKIEIDYNDDLQISLPKTENFLDADIPGAPKQQ; encoded by the coding sequence ATGAAACTCATTAACGCATTCATTCTGGCTGTGCTGTGCTTGCTTCCCGGCGCTTCCCTTCACGCCCGGGATAAAGCCGAGACGGTATTCCAGACATCGACTCTGAGCGCTCTCATGGAAGGGGTGTACGAAGGGAACACGACATTCGCCGAGCTGAAAAGTCAGGGCGACTTCGGGCTCGGCACGCTGAACGGCCTTGACGGCGAGATGGTCGGATTCGGGGGGAAGTTCTACCAGGTTACGTCCGACGGCAAGGCCCACGAAGTACCGGACGGCGCAGTCACGCCCTTCGCCGTCGTTACGTTCTTCGAGCCGGACAGGACGGTTTCAATCGACGGGCCGCTGGGGTGCGGCGAGCTCGAAAAATATATCCTGGAGCTCCTGCCCTCGGACAATATCTTCTACGCTATAAAAATCGACGGCAGGTTCGAGTCCATAAAAACGAGGAGCGTGCCGAAACAGTCCGAGCCTTACCCGCCCCTGGCCGAGGTCGTGAAAAAGGAGTCCGTGTTCGAGCTCGAAAATGCCGAGGGAACTATAGCGGGCTACTGGTTCCCCGAATACCTGTCGGGTGTAAACGCGGCGGGCTTTCACTTTCATTTTCTGACGGCGGACAAGAAGGCCGGCGGGCACGTCCTCGACTGCAGGGCGGGGAAGGTTAAAATCGAAATCGATTACAACGACGACCTTCAGATATCGCTCCCGAAAACGGAGAATTTTCTGGACGCGGATATCCCGGGCGCGCCGAAGCAGCAGTAA
- a CDS encoding response regulator: MYMELQLAKLLVGEGLVGIDQIREAVEEQRSSGSGLGDSLVRLGHISETDLLESMGKYFGIPVMDLDSRSIEPEVLKLIPRGTAAEQRLIPVSLVGADLIVAVSDPSNILLLDDLGFITGKHIVPVIASERAITARIAEHYGDSDGREPEGPGKLPRTGKARAVEDIVRELEEFTGKKTTVADGEIADEPDEPDSVTAGEALSGELKSKEGENSAVIDKAVFDLTGSGSGDVSGDFPETKTEPAGRSAVHGLTGESAPRELTFPYKGGSLEEPEGESGASIAEVDGNGAAGNILFEEEVTLSPVPEIPNENFIEGQDVNDTGDQPADGSEDEEATLAETVARPGDETARSAPETRLPKGSVLIVDHSPTIRRVVALALEREGYKVYAAGDGMQALAALNDITPGLILVDINLPHMDGYQLCKVIKGHGLTRDIPVVMMSGKLGMMDKMKGKMAGASDYITKPFAAGDIIGAAEKYLS; the protein is encoded by the coding sequence ATGTATATGGAACTGCAACTGGCGAAATTGCTGGTCGGGGAGGGTCTGGTCGGCATAGACCAGATACGCGAAGCTGTGGAGGAACAGCGGAGCTCGGGCTCCGGGCTGGGCGATTCGCTGGTCAGGCTGGGGCACATATCTGAAACCGATCTTCTCGAATCCATGGGGAAATACTTCGGCATACCAGTTATGGATCTGGACAGCCGCTCCATAGAGCCCGAGGTGCTGAAGCTCATTCCAAGGGGTACGGCGGCCGAGCAGCGCCTCATACCCGTAAGCCTCGTCGGCGCCGATCTGATAGTAGCCGTGAGCGATCCTTCGAATATCCTTCTCCTGGATGACCTCGGGTTTATCACTGGCAAGCATATCGTTCCGGTTATTGCATCCGAGCGTGCGATAACGGCCAGGATCGCCGAACATTACGGCGATAGCGACGGACGCGAGCCCGAGGGCCCGGGAAAGTTACCGAGGACAGGGAAGGCGCGCGCCGTGGAAGACATAGTACGTGAGCTCGAAGAATTCACCGGCAAGAAAACTACAGTAGCCGACGGTGAAATCGCCGACGAACCCGACGAACCGGATTCTGTCACGGCCGGGGAGGCTTTGTCCGGTGAGCTCAAATCCAAAGAGGGAGAAAACAGCGCTGTTATCGACAAAGCGGTTTTCGATTTGACCGGCTCGGGGTCCGGGGACGTTTCCGGAGATTTCCCCGAAACCAAGACCGAGCCCGCCGGCCGAAGCGCGGTACACGGCCTTACCGGCGAGTCGGCGCCGCGTGAGCTGACCTTTCCCTATAAAGGCGGAAGCCTCGAAGAGCCTGAAGGAGAATCCGGCGCTAGCATAGCCGAAGTAGACGGGAACGGCGCGGCGGGCAATATCCTCTTCGAAGAAGAAGTCACCCTTTCTCCTGTTCCGGAAATACCGAACGAAAATTTTATAGAAGGCCAGGATGTGAATGATACCGGCGATCAGCCGGCGGACGGCTCCGAAGACGAAGAGGCGACACTTGCCGAGACAGTCGCTCGGCCCGGTGACGAGACGGCAAGAAGCGCCCCCGAAACGAGACTGCCCAAAGGGTCCGTCCTCATAGTCGACCACAGCCCCACGATAAGGAGGGTGGTCGCGCTTGCGCTCGAAAGGGAGGGCTACAAGGTTTACGCCGCCGGCGACGGCATGCAGGCCCTCGCGGCTCTTAACGACATAACGCCGGGCCTTATACTGGTGGATATAAACCTGCCCCACATGGACGGCTACCAGCTTTGCAAGGTGATAAAGGGGCACGGCCTCACGAGAGACATACCCGTCGTGATGATGTCCGGGAAGCTCGGGATGATGGACAAGATGAAGGGCAAGATGGCAGGCGCAAGCGACTATATAACAAAACCGTTCGCAGCCGGCGACATCATAGGCGCCGCGGAGAAATATCTGAGCTAA
- a CDS encoding cysteine desulfurase family protein codes for MQEREIYLDNNATTKPLPEVRDEVCRMLGEEFGNPSSAHGAGERARTHLAAARGRVARLIGAPPSNVTFLSSGTESNNMAFYSCTRNKGKKCRVVTTTIEHSSIRKMCSYLCINDVEIRFVKVDGKGIVDLASLEKNINDDTTLVSVQWVSNETGVIQPVEEIGEMCRRYGVPFHTDAAQAVGKIDMTVRDMPIDFLSFTGHKFHGPQGAAAIYSRDRFMLAPIFFGGFQEEGFRPGTENLPGIAGFGKAAEIRKANLERDIAYMRELRDGFEARILDFIPGTSVNGDTHSRISNTTNILFKGIDGRRLIAELDAAGLRCSQSSACTNFEVAPSHILSAMGLTEEEAYSSVRFSFSVENTLEEASKAVEIIRESCERLSS; via the coding sequence ATGCAGGAAAGGGAGATATATCTCGATAACAACGCCACGACGAAGCCTCTTCCGGAGGTCAGGGACGAGGTATGCAGGATGCTCGGTGAGGAATTCGGAAACCCTTCGAGCGCCCACGGTGCCGGCGAAAGGGCGAGGACTCACCTCGCCGCCGCTCGGGGGAGGGTCGCCCGCCTGATAGGCGCCCCGCCTTCGAACGTGACGTTCCTCAGCTCGGGGACGGAATCGAACAACATGGCGTTTTATTCCTGCACCCGGAACAAGGGGAAAAAATGCAGGGTCGTGACCACGACTATCGAGCACTCGTCGATACGAAAGATGTGCAGCTACCTCTGCATAAACGACGTCGAGATAAGGTTCGTAAAGGTCGACGGTAAAGGAATAGTGGACCTCGCCTCACTCGAAAAGAATATAAACGACGACACAACCCTCGTTTCCGTCCAGTGGGTGAGTAACGAGACCGGCGTCATACAGCCTGTCGAGGAAATCGGCGAGATGTGCCGGAGGTATGGAGTCCCGTTCCATACGGACGCGGCGCAGGCCGTCGGCAAGATAGACATGACCGTGAGGGACATGCCCATAGACTTTCTCTCGTTCACGGGGCATAAATTCCACGGCCCCCAGGGCGCGGCCGCGATATACTCGCGCGACAGGTTCATGCTTGCGCCTATATTCTTCGGCGGCTTCCAGGAGGAGGGCTTTCGGCCCGGAACGGAGAACCTCCCCGGCATAGCGGGGTTCGGGAAGGCCGCCGAAATAAGAAAGGCGAACCTCGAACGGGACATCGCGTACATGAGGGAGCTCAGGGACGGTTTCGAGGCCCGTATACTCGATTTCATCCCGGGCACCAGCGTCAACGGCGACACGCACAGCCGCATATCAAATACCACCAACATACTTTTTAAAGGAATCGACGGCAGGAGGCTCATAGCCGAGCTCGACGCCGCGGGGCTAAGGTGCTCCCAAAGCTCGGCCTGCACGAACTTCGAAGTCGCACCGTCCCACATCCTCTCTGCGATGGGGCTCACCGAAGAAGAGGCCTATTCGAGCGTGAGATTCAGCTTTTCGGTTGAGAACACCCTTGAGGAGGCCAGTAAAGCGGTGGAAATAATAAGGGAATCCTGCGAGAGACTGAGCTCCTGA
- a CDS encoding glycerate kinase yields MFAPPQVVILGPVNPGKLRKDAISIFEAGVKAADPVTAVLNHLGRTGDVLDVAGVKYDLSSFDDVYAIGMGKAAASMASAVEDVLGERLVRGIVNVKYGHVAPLRKIRINEAGHPLPDDAGLSGTREIIDLLKGAGERDLVICLISGGGSALLPMPAEGLTLADKQGLTRALLECGATIHEINALRKHVSAVKGGRLARLAYPSTLVSLILSDVIGDDLDTIASGPTVPDSVTFEGCREAIDKYALRGKIPASVEAYIDKGIKGEAEETPKPGDLAFLKTQNVIVGSNILSALAAKEKAAELGYKSILLSTYIHGETEEVAKVHGAIAREILRSGNPLGPPACIVSGGETTVTIDGPGLGGRNQEFALAAAIEIDGLDNAVILSGGTDGTDGPTDAAGAIADGSTVKRAEALGLNPKASLSKNDSYNFFSPLGDLIITGPTNTNVMDLRLILVG; encoded by the coding sequence TTGTTCGCCCCGCCTCAGGTCGTTATACTTGGACCGGTGAACCCGGGCAAGCTCAGAAAAGATGCGATTTCTATATTCGAGGCCGGCGTCAAGGCCGCCGACCCTGTGACCGCCGTTCTAAACCACCTCGGCCGGACGGGCGACGTGCTGGACGTCGCTGGAGTGAAGTACGACCTCTCTTCGTTCGACGACGTATACGCCATAGGCATGGGCAAGGCCGCGGCGTCGATGGCGTCGGCCGTCGAGGACGTGCTCGGCGAGAGGCTCGTGCGTGGCATAGTAAACGTGAAGTACGGCCACGTTGCGCCCCTCCGCAAAATCAGGATCAACGAGGCCGGGCATCCTCTCCCGGACGACGCGGGGCTTAGCGGGACGAGAGAGATTATCGATCTCCTTAAGGGCGCCGGAGAGCGCGATCTCGTCATATGTCTCATATCCGGCGGGGGCTCGGCCCTCCTTCCGATGCCCGCCGAGGGGCTCACGCTCGCCGACAAGCAGGGGCTGACCAGGGCCCTTCTCGAATGCGGGGCGACGATTCACGAGATAAACGCCCTCAGAAAACACGTCTCCGCGGTAAAAGGCGGCCGGCTCGCCCGGCTCGCGTATCCGTCTACACTCGTCTCGCTGATACTCTCGGACGTTATAGGGGACGACCTGGACACTATAGCCTCGGGGCCGACTGTCCCCGACAGCGTTACGTTCGAAGGATGCAGGGAGGCAATAGACAAGTATGCGCTTCGCGGGAAGATTCCCGCCTCCGTCGAAGCGTACATAGATAAGGGAATAAAAGGCGAGGCGGAGGAGACTCCGAAGCCCGGCGACCTGGCGTTCCTCAAAACGCAGAACGTAATCGTCGGGAGCAACATTCTATCCGCGTTGGCGGCGAAGGAGAAAGCGGCCGAGCTCGGGTACAAGAGCATTCTATTATCGACCTATATACACGGCGAGACGGAGGAGGTCGCTAAGGTTCACGGCGCCATAGCGAGAGAGATCCTGCGCTCGGGGAATCCGCTCGGGCCGCCCGCGTGCATAGTGTCGGGGGGAGAGACGACCGTCACCATAGACGGGCCGGGACTCGGAGGGAGAAACCAGGAATTCGCCCTCGCGGCGGCGATAGAGATAGACGGGCTCGATAACGCTGTCATTCTGAGCGGGGGCACCGACGGCACCGACGGGCCCACGGACGCCGCCGGCGCGATAGCGGACGGGAGCACTGTAAAGAGGGCGGAGGCGCTCGGGCTCAACCCCAAGGCCAGCCTTTCAAAAAATGATTCGTACAATTTCTTCTCGCCCCTCGGGGACCTCATCATAACCGGGCCCACCAATACCAACGTGATGGACCTAAGGCTCATTCTGGTCGGATGA
- a CDS encoding P-II family nitrogen regulator encodes MKKVEAIIKPFKLDDVKESLKEIGVQGLTVTEVKGFGRQKGHTELYRGAEYVIDFLPKIKLEIVVSDDMVSKVIDAIMDSAKTGKIGDGKIFILPMEEVIRIRTGERGEDAL; translated from the coding sequence ATGAAAAAAGTAGAAGCGATTATTAAGCCTTTCAAGCTCGACGATGTAAAGGAATCCCTCAAGGAAATAGGGGTCCAGGGTCTCACGGTTACTGAAGTAAAAGGTTTCGGAAGACAGAAGGGTCATACGGAGCTTTACAGGGGTGCCGAGTATGTAATAGACTTTCTACCCAAGATAAAGCTCGAGATCGTTGTGTCCGACGACATGGTGTCGAAGGTCATAGATGCAATAATGGACAGTGCCAAGACCGGTAAGATCGGAGACGGCAAAATCTTTATATTGCCTATGGAAGAGGTTATAAGGATAAGGACGGGGGAGAGAGGCGAAGACGCCTTATAA
- a CDS encoding diadenylate cyclase: MNPTQFISDILKEIGVPGLFDIAFMSLFIYAILALFNKTKARFVLTGIIIMSVVYLLARQFNLVLTTSVLQTFFAVIFIALIIIFQEEIRQFLEQIALWSLSPQLAIERYKGSVREEIDILVRTLTDLSKERIGALVILPAKTSVESAVEGGTALGGKLSEPLLKSLLDPHSIGHDGAIIVDKGMVVKFSCHLPLSKNFTALVNRGTRHAAALGLSEVNDALCLVVSEERGTISVARNGELREVGPEQLGLILEKFYSEVNPIKKRRHFFSFFTRNFREKAIAVFMAIALWFVFVHESKLVYRTYSVPVKYTTLPAELTVEDIKPDRVKVTFLGPRRAFYFFNEKEVEIFLKIPEARKGLKTVDISESSLKFPKDISLENIEPRRVLVRIDSTDTGE, translated from the coding sequence TTGAATCCCACGCAGTTCATTAGCGACATCTTAAAAGAGATCGGCGTACCGGGGCTGTTCGACATAGCGTTTATGTCGCTCTTCATATACGCCATACTCGCGCTTTTTAACAAGACCAAGGCGAGGTTTGTCCTGACGGGCATAATCATCATGAGCGTCGTGTACCTCCTCGCGCGCCAGTTCAACCTAGTTCTCACGACGTCCGTCCTCCAGACCTTTTTCGCCGTCATATTCATAGCGCTCATAATCATATTCCAGGAAGAGATACGGCAGTTCCTGGAGCAGATAGCCCTATGGAGCCTGAGCCCGCAGCTTGCAATCGAACGATACAAGGGGTCTGTCCGCGAAGAGATAGACATACTCGTAAGAACACTCACCGACCTTTCGAAAGAAAGGATAGGCGCGCTGGTGATCCTCCCGGCCAAAACGTCGGTCGAGAGTGCGGTCGAAGGCGGGACCGCGCTCGGCGGGAAGCTGAGCGAGCCGCTTTTAAAGAGCCTTCTCGACCCGCACTCTATCGGGCACGACGGGGCGATAATCGTGGATAAAGGCATGGTCGTTAAATTCTCGTGCCACCTGCCTCTTTCGAAAAACTTCACCGCGCTCGTGAACAGGGGCACGCGTCATGCCGCTGCCCTGGGGCTTTCGGAGGTGAATGACGCACTGTGTCTGGTGGTATCGGAGGAGAGGGGGACGATCTCCGTCGCGAGAAACGGCGAGCTGAGAGAGGTCGGCCCGGAGCAGCTTGGACTGATACTCGAAAAATTTTACAGCGAAGTAAACCCCATAAAGAAAAGGCGTCACTTCTTTAGCTTCTTCACGAGGAACTTCAGGGAAAAGGCGATAGCCGTCTTCATGGCTATAGCCCTCTGGTTCGTTTTCGTTCACGAGTCGAAGCTCGTCTACAGGACCTACAGCGTGCCGGTGAAATATACGACGCTCCCTGCAGAGCTAACCGTGGAAGATATAAAACCGGACAGGGTGAAGGTCACCTTCCTCGGGCCGAGGAGGGCCTTTTATTTCTTCAACGAAAAAGAGGTCGAGATATTCCTCAAGATCCCCGAGGCGAGGAAGGGACTGAAGACCGTCGATATATCGGAATCGAGCCTTAAATTCCCGAAGGACATCTCTCTTGAAAACATCGAGCCCAGGCGAGTGCTCGTCAGGATAGATTCGACGGACACCGGGGAATAG
- the glnA gene encoding type I glutamate--ammonia ligase, with the protein MLPKKPADVLKLIKDNNIEFIDLRFLDFIGTWQHFSVPSHELSAGTFEEGLGFDGSSIRGWQSIHASDMLMIPDAETARIDPFMTHPTLAVICDIVDPITREPYSRDPRNIAKKAVAYLKSTGIGDTAFFGPELEFFIFDDVRYDQTSNSGYYFVDSTEGIWNSGRDENPNLGYKPRHKEGYFPTPPTDSLQDMRSEMVSLLEKLGISIEAHHHEVATAGQCEIDMRFAPLIQMGDQMMWYKYVIKNVARQFGKTVTFMPKPLFEDNGSGMHVHQSIWKKDKPLFAGNGYAGMSDLAMNYIGGILKHARAICAFSNPTTNSYRRLVPGFEAPVNLAYSARNRSASVRIPMYSPSPKAKRLECRFPDPSCNGYLTFSAMLMAGLDGIEKKLSPGEPLDKDIYALGPEELAGIPNVPGSLEGALEALEADHEFLLKGDVFTEDVIETWIEYKTDKEVNPIKLRPVPYEFKMYFDV; encoded by the coding sequence ATGCTTCCGAAGAAACCGGCAGATGTTTTAAAGCTTATTAAGGACAACAATATCGAATTTATAGACTTGAGATTCCTGGACTTTATCGGCACCTGGCAGCATTTCAGCGTTCCGTCGCACGAGCTATCGGCCGGCACGTTTGAAGAAGGTCTCGGGTTCGACGGCTCCAGTATTCGCGGATGGCAGTCGATTCACGCGAGCGACATGCTCATGATACCCGACGCCGAAACCGCGAGAATCGATCCTTTCATGACGCACCCGACTCTCGCTGTCATATGCGACATCGTCGATCCCATTACGCGCGAGCCCTACTCGCGCGACCCCAGGAACATAGCCAAGAAGGCCGTGGCATACCTCAAGAGCACGGGTATCGGCGACACGGCGTTCTTCGGCCCCGAGCTCGAGTTCTTCATTTTCGACGACGTAAGGTACGACCAGACTTCGAACTCCGGCTACTACTTCGTCGATTCCACGGAAGGCATATGGAACTCCGGCAGGGACGAGAACCCCAACCTCGGCTACAAGCCGAGGCACAAGGAAGGCTACTTCCCGACGCCGCCGACCGACTCGCTCCAGGACATGCGCTCCGAGATGGTGAGCCTGCTCGAAAAACTCGGCATAAGCATCGAGGCCCATCACCACGAAGTGGCGACGGCAGGACAGTGCGAAATCGACATGCGCTTCGCCCCGCTCATACAGATGGGCGACCAGATGATGTGGTACAAATACGTCATCAAGAACGTGGCCAGGCAGTTCGGCAAGACCGTGACCTTCATGCCCAAGCCCCTCTTCGAGGATAACGGCTCGGGTATGCACGTTCACCAGTCGATATGGAAGAAGGACAAGCCGCTCTTCGCCGGAAACGGCTACGCGGGCATGAGCGACCTCGCCATGAATTACATCGGCGGCATACTCAAGCACGCAAGGGCCATATGCGCGTTCTCGAACCCGACCACGAACTCCTACAGGAGGCTCGTACCGGGCTTCGAAGCCCCTGTGAACCTCGCCTACTCGGCAAGGAACAGGAGCGCCTCGGTCAGGATCCCCATGTATTCGCCGAGCCCTAAGGCAAAGAGGCTCGAGTGCAGGTTCCCCGACCCGTCGTGTAACGGCTACCTCACCTTTTCGGCGATGCTCATGGCCGGCCTCGACGGCATAGAGAAGAAGCTCAGCCCCGGAGAGCCGCTGGACAAGGACATTTACGCTCTCGGGCCGGAGGAGCTCGCGGGGATTCCGAACGTTCCCGGCTCGCTCGAAGGCGCTCTTGAAGCCCTGGAGGCGGACCACGAATTCCTGCTCAAGGGCGACGTATTCACCGAGGACGTCATCGAGACCTGGATCGAATACAAGACCGACAAGGAAGTTAACCCGATCAAGCTGAGGCCCGTACCGTACGAGTTCAAGATGTACTTCGACGTGTAA
- a CDS encoding cyclase family protein, giving the protein MPAGKWVDLTHDFSSETIYWPTGEGFKLETVFEGMTDKGYFYEAKKYSAEEHGGTHIDAPVHFAEGMETVDEIPLERLTGPAVVIDVSARATKNPDYLVSVEDITGWEKVNGVIPEGTIVLLNTGYGRYWPDRAKYMGTDEKGPEAVKDLHFPGLGPEAAKWLVDNRKINAVGIDTASIDYGQSKLFETHRILSKNNVPAFENVANLDELPAKGALVFALPMKIKDGSGGPLRIIALVPESR; this is encoded by the coding sequence ATGCCCGCGGGCAAGTGGGTCGATCTCACGCACGACTTCTCGTCCGAAACCATATACTGGCCGACGGGCGAGGGGTTTAAGCTCGAAACAGTCTTCGAGGGCATGACGGATAAGGGTTATTTCTACGAAGCCAAGAAATACAGCGCCGAAGAGCACGGTGGAACGCACATAGACGCCCCGGTCCATTTCGCCGAGGGCATGGAGACGGTGGACGAGATACCGCTCGAAAGGCTCACGGGGCCGGCCGTGGTAATCGACGTGTCGGCGCGGGCAACGAAAAACCCCGATTATCTCGTGAGCGTCGAGGACATTACCGGCTGGGAAAAGGTTAACGGAGTCATACCGGAAGGCACTATCGTCCTTCTCAATACAGGGTACGGCAGGTACTGGCCGGACAGGGCGAAATATATGGGCACGGACGAGAAAGGCCCCGAGGCGGTAAAGGATCTTCACTTCCCGGGGCTTGGGCCCGAGGCGGCGAAATGGCTCGTCGATAACCGGAAGATAAACGCCGTGGGCATAGATACGGCGAGCATCGATTACGGACAATCGAAGCTCTTCGAGACGCACCGTATACTATCAAAGAATAACGTGCCGGCTTTCGAGAACGTGGCGAACCTGGACGAGCTGCCCGCAAAAGGCGCTCTCGTCTTCGCGCTGCCCATGAAGATAAAGGACGGCAGCGGCGGCCCGCTCCGCATAATCGCCCTCGTGCCCGAGAGCCGGTGA
- the def gene encoding peptide deformylase, whose amino-acid sequence MENEKRGKVLEITELGNPVLRERAREVEDVTDPAVQALIDDLIETAYHANGVGIAAPQVGNTGRVFIISSHPSVRYPDAPGLEPTAIINPEIISKSEETVKGWEGCLSIPGIRGLVPRAKTVRARYTTRDGKNEEKEFSDFVARVFQHELDHLDGILFLDRVESTRDIVTEKEYAKLLESMEGKNR is encoded by the coding sequence ATGGAAAACGAGAAAAGAGGAAAGGTGCTCGAAATTACGGAGCTCGGGAATCCCGTCCTCCGGGAAAGGGCGCGCGAGGTCGAGGACGTTACCGACCCCGCCGTGCAGGCTCTCATAGACGACCTCATCGAAACGGCGTATCACGCAAACGGCGTCGGCATCGCCGCGCCGCAGGTCGGAAATACCGGGAGGGTATTTATTATATCGTCCCATCCCAGCGTCAGGTATCCCGACGCGCCCGGGCTCGAGCCGACGGCGATAATAAACCCCGAGATCATCTCGAAGTCGGAAGAGACGGTCAAGGGCTGGGAGGGCTGCCTCAGCATCCCGGGGATAAGGGGGCTCGTCCCGCGCGCGAAGACCGTCCGCGCCAGATACACGACGAGGGACGGAAAAAACGAGGAAAAGGAATTCAGTGACTTTGTCGCCAGGGTGTTCCAGCACGAGCTCGACCACCTGGACGGCATACTGTTTCTCGACCGCGTCGAATCGACCCGGGACATCGTCACCGAAAAGGAATACGCGAAACTGCTGGAATCGATGGAAGGCAAAAATCGATGA
- a CDS encoding DUF2237 domain-containing protein codes for MPVEKNVFGEELQPCSTSPMTGFYRDGCCRTGPEDLGLHVVCTEVTESFLEFSKARGNDLTTPNADYDFPGLKPGDRWCICALRWREALEDGFAPPVILASTHESVLEVVSLEDLKKYALDLA; via the coding sequence ATGCCGGTTGAGAAAAATGTTTTTGGAGAGGAGCTTCAGCCGTGCTCCACGTCACCCATGACGGGATTCTACCGGGACGGGTGCTGCAGGACCGGCCCCGAAGACCTCGGTCTTCACGTAGTCTGTACCGAGGTAACAGAAAGCTTTCTCGAATTTTCGAAGGCACGGGGAAACGACCTCACCACCCCGAACGCGGATTACGACTTCCCGGGCCTCAAGCCCGGAGACAGGTGGTGCATATGCGCCCTCAGATGGAGGGAGGCCCTCGAAGACGGCTTCGCCCCACCGGTGATACTCGCGTCGACGCACGAGTCGGTGCTCGAGGTGGTTTCACTCGAAGACCTGAAGAAATACGCTCTCGACCTCGCCTGA